Below is a window of Desulfosoma caldarium DNA.
GAGGGCGATCACCCATCGCACGCGCCTCATATTTATCAACAATCCCAACAACCCTACCGGCACTGTTTTGTCTGAAGAAGCTTTTCGAAGCTTCTTTCAACAACTGCCCCGCGATGTGGTGGTGGTTATCGACGAGGCCTACATCGAATTTGCTTCCCGGGACGCCACCTTTGCTGGTCTGGACTTCGTGGATTCCCAAGGGCCCTGGGTCGTCACGACGCGCACCTTTTCCAAGGCCTACGGCCTGGCGGGACTTCGCATAGGCTACGGTGTCATGGACCCTCAATTGGCATCCTTTCTGCACCGCGTGCGCCAACCTTTCAATGTGGGCACTTTGGCCCAAGCGGCGGCCCTGGCCGCTCTGGACGACGATGCGTTTCTGGAAAGAAGCCGTGCCGTGGTCCAGGAAGGCTTAGCCTTCTTGTATCGAGAATTGGATGCGCTCGGCGTTCGCTATCTACCCACTCACACCAACTTCTTTCTCATCGCCGTGCCCGTGGATGCCAAAAAGGTCTATGAAGCCATGCTGCGCGAAGGCGTGATTATTCGAGCCATGAACGCCTATGGGCTCGACCGTTACGTTCGCATTAGCGTGGGACTCCCGGAAGAAAACGAAAGATTTCTCAGGGCCTTTGCCAAGGTTTTGAGACAGTTGGACCGATGATCATTGCCATAGACGGGCCGGCAGGTTCCGGAAAGAGCACCATCGCTCGGAGTGTGGCCGAAAGGCTTGGGGGCGTCTATTTGGATTCGGGAGCCATGTACCGTGCCGTGGCGTGGGCTTTGAGCCAAGAAAAACTTCTGGATGCCGACGACACCGTTTTGGACCGTGCCCTGTCGAACCTGCCTCTTGAATTTATGGTGCACGATGCACGCCTGCTGATCCTCTGGCGCGGGGTTCCTTTAGGCTTGGAAATTCGCACTCCGCAAACCGCTCACGGCGCTTCCACCATCGCGCAAAAACCTGTCGTGCGCCGATTCCTCCTTCATCAGCAAAGGCGCTTAGCTCGGGGTGCTGTCGTGGTGGCCGAAGGCCGGGATATGGGCACCGTGGTTTTTCCCGACGCGGCGGTCAAAGTGTTTCTAACGGCAAGCCCTGAAGAAAGGGCTAGGCGGCGCATGGCCCAATACCGTGAGCAGGAAATGGAAGCCGATTTTGAGGCCGTGTTGCAGGCGTTGAAAGAGAGAGACCATGCCGATGCGAGTCGTTCCCTCGCGCCCCTGAAACCTGCAGACGGGGCGGTGGTGGTGGATACTTCGGACATGAGTATCTCACAGGTGGTCGAGGTGGTGATGAATCTCGTGGAGTCCGCGAGAAAAAAACAGGCTTAACCTTATAGGGTTCGTGCAGATTAGCATTGTCAAGGATTTGGGTGTCTGCTATGGTGCGCACCCAGTCAAGGCGGCGTGAGCCGAAATTTGGACAAGGGGGTAGTCGTATAATGATGGCGAAAGACAACTTGGAAAATTTAGAGATGCAGCGCCAAACTCATGAGGCCGATGCGGCACGAGAAGTCGACATAGACGATGCGGACGGCGACAGCTTCGAGAAGCTCTATGCCCAGAGTTTCGGCAACATTCAGGAAGGTGAAGTGGTTCGCGGACGTGTGGTCCAGATTTCGGACGATTATGTCATGGTCGATATCGGCTATAAGTCCGAAGGAGAGATTCCCATCTCCGAATTCAAGGATGAAAATGGGAATCTGGAAGTGGCCCTCGGCGACGAGGTGGACGTGCTTTTGGAATACCACGACGACGAAGAAGGAACTATCTTCCTTTCCAAGGAAAAGGCGGAAAAGATAAAGGTCTGGGACGATATCAGTCGGGTTTACAACGAAGACGGGGTTATTCGGGGCAAGGTGGTGTCCCGAGTCAAGGGGGGCTTATCAGTGGACATTGGCATACACGCCTTTGTGCCGGGTTCCCAGGTGGATCTGCGACCCGTGCGCAACCTGGATGCCCTCATCGGTAAGACTTTTGACTTCAAGATCCTCAAGTACAACAAGAAGCGCCGTAACGTGGTGCTGTCTCGACGCGTGCTTCTGGAAAAGGAACGGGAACGCCAAAAGGTTCAGACCTTGTCGATTTTGGAAGAAGGCAAGGTCATGGAAGGTGTGGTCAAGAACATCACGGATTACGGTGTCTTTGTGGACCTCGGAGGCATTGACGGTTTGCTGCACATCACCGACATGAGCTGGGGCCGAATCGGGCACCCATCAGAACTGTGCCAGATTGGGGACACCATCAAGGTCAAGGTGCTGCATTTTGACCGCGAAAACGAACGCGTCTCCTTGGGCCTCAAGCAGCTGCAACCCGATCCGTGGACCAACGCGGCCGAAAGGTATCCCGTGGGCACAAAGATTCAGGGCAAGGTGGTGAGCCTCACCGATTACGGCGCCTTCGTGGAAATTGAAGAAGGTATCGAAGGGCTCATTCATGTGTCTGAAATGTCCTGGACGCGCAAGATTCGGCATCCGTCCAAGATCTTGAGTGTCGGAGACAAGGTGGAAGCGGTGATTTTGAGCATCGATCCGGACCGCAAGCGCATCTCCCTAGGCATGAAGCAGTTGGAACCCAATCCGTGGAGTGTCATCGCCGAAAAGTATCCCGTGGGCACGATCATTTCCGGCAAAATCAAGAACATTACCGATTTCGGCATCTTCATCGGCATTGACGAAGGTATTGACGGCCTGGTGCACATTTCGGACATTTCCTGGATCAAGCGCATTCGGCATCCTTCAGAAATCTACAAGAAAGGCCAGGAGGTTCAGGCCATTGTTCTTAACATCGACAAAGAAAACGAGAGGTTTTCTTTGGGGATCAAGCAGTTGGAGCCGGATCCGTGGGAGAGTGTGGCCCAGCGCTATCCCGTAGGCAGCGTCATCACGGGACCGGTGACCAATGTGACGGACTTCGGCCTCTTCGTTGAGTTGGAAGAAGGCATCGAAGGGCTGGTGCACGTGTCGGAAATCGGCAAAGAAAAGGCCAAAGGCGCACCGGACGAATACAAGGTCGGGGATCAGGTGACGGCCAAGGTGATTAACATCTCGCCCAAGGACCGAAAGATCGGCTTGTCCATCAAGAAGGCCGAAGAACACGAGGAACGGACCGACTACAAGGAATACCTCAACAGTTCCAAAGCTGCCACCACGAACCTGAGAGAAGTGTTGGAAGCGGCGCGCCGGAACGCGGAAAATATGCAGGGCGAGTAGGACTCGGGAGGCATTTCCGGGGCCTGAGGGTCGTGTTCTCACCTTGAGGTCGTCAAACACCCGGCTGAGTGTGATGCCGGGTGTTTGTTTTTAAGGGATCGGTACATGTTCAAGAAAATCCTCAAACTTTTTCTGATGATCGCCTTCGTGGTGCTTGTGCCCTTTGCGGGGCTGTACTTATGGCTCCTGGCGCCGCAATGGGAATGGACTAAGGAACCCAACCGAATCGGCGTGGTGGAAATCCAAGGGCTTCTGAGCGATGCTCGCCCGGTTCTGGAGTCTTTGAGCGACTTTCGCCGGGATCCTTATGTCCGCGCCTTGGTCTTGCGGGTGGAATCTCCCGGCGGCGGCGTGGGCGCGAGCCAGGAAGTCTATCGAGAGGTTCGGCGAACGGCAATGGAAAAGCCCGTGGTGGCCTCGTTTGGAGGCATCGCCGCTTCGGGCGGCTATTATGCTGCGGCGGCAGCCACTTACATCATCGCCAATCCGGGAACCCTCACCGGAAGCATCGGAGTCGTGGCGCACCTGCCCAACTTGCAGGGCCTTTTTGACAAGGTGGGCTACCGCACTGTGACCATCAAGAGCGGTCAGTTCAAGGACGTGGGTAATCCGGGACGGCCCTTGACCGACGACGAAATGGCCTTGCTCCAGGAAACCATCGAGGGCATGCACGGGCAATTCATTCGCGACGTGGCCGAAGGGCGACGGCTGAGCCCGGACCAGATCCGGGCTATTTCGGACGGTCGAGTGCTCAGCGGCGAAAAAGCCTTGGACCTCAAGCTGGTGGATGCCTTGGGCAACTTCCAAGACGCCGTGAACAAGGCCAAAGAACTAGGTGGCATTGCGGGCGAACCGCGCCTCGTTTATGCCGAAAAGAAACGGCGCGGTTTGTTGCGGCTTCTTCTGGGAGCCACCGGGC
It encodes the following:
- the sppA gene encoding signal peptide peptidase SppA; translation: MFKKILKLFLMIAFVVLVPFAGLYLWLLAPQWEWTKEPNRIGVVEIQGLLSDARPVLESLSDFRRDPYVRALVLRVESPGGGVGASQEVYREVRRTAMEKPVVASFGGIAASGGYYAAAAATYIIANPGTLTGSIGVVAHLPNLQGLFDKVGYRTVTIKSGQFKDVGNPGRPLTDDEMALLQETIEGMHGQFIRDVAEGRRLSPDQIRAISDGRVLSGEKALDLKLVDALGNFQDAVNKAKELGGIAGEPRLVYAEKKRRGLLRLLLGATGLKVLDQVLDPVLCPVRYELVLGH
- the hisC gene encoding histidinol-phosphate transaminase, which produces MISHLVPSHIAAIIPYPPGKPIEELERELGITDSIKLASNENPLGPSPRALAAIREKLAGLHRYPDGSAYYLRRRIAEKLNVPMEGVVLGNGSNEIIELVIRTLIRSGLEVVIPNPSFLVYELAVQAAGGTVVSVPLKDFTIDLDGVLRAITHRTRLIFINNPNNPTGTVLSEEAFRSFFQQLPRDVVVVIDEAYIEFASRDATFAGLDFVDSQGPWVVTTRTFSKAYGLAGLRIGYGVMDPQLASFLHRVRQPFNVGTLAQAAALAALDDDAFLERSRAVVQEGLAFLYRELDALGVRYLPTHTNFFLIAVPVDAKKVYEAMLREGVIIRAMNAYGLDRYVRISVGLPEENERFLRAFAKVLRQLDR
- the cmk gene encoding (d)CMP kinase; the encoded protein is MIIAIDGPAGSGKSTIARSVAERLGGVYLDSGAMYRAVAWALSQEKLLDADDTVLDRALSNLPLEFMVHDARLLILWRGVPLGLEIRTPQTAHGASTIAQKPVVRRFLLHQQRRLARGAVVVAEGRDMGTVVFPDAAVKVFLTASPEERARRRMAQYREQEMEADFEAVLQALKERDHADASRSLAPLKPADGAVVVDTSDMSISQVVEVVMNLVESARKKQA
- a CDS encoding 30S ribosomal protein S1; amino-acid sequence: MMAKDNLENLEMQRQTHEADAAREVDIDDADGDSFEKLYAQSFGNIQEGEVVRGRVVQISDDYVMVDIGYKSEGEIPISEFKDENGNLEVALGDEVDVLLEYHDDEEGTIFLSKEKAEKIKVWDDISRVYNEDGVIRGKVVSRVKGGLSVDIGIHAFVPGSQVDLRPVRNLDALIGKTFDFKILKYNKKRRNVVLSRRVLLEKERERQKVQTLSILEEGKVMEGVVKNITDYGVFVDLGGIDGLLHITDMSWGRIGHPSELCQIGDTIKVKVLHFDRENERVSLGLKQLQPDPWTNAAERYPVGTKIQGKVVSLTDYGAFVEIEEGIEGLIHVSEMSWTRKIRHPSKILSVGDKVEAVILSIDPDRKRISLGMKQLEPNPWSVIAEKYPVGTIISGKIKNITDFGIFIGIDEGIDGLVHISDISWIKRIRHPSEIYKKGQEVQAIVLNIDKENERFSLGIKQLEPDPWESVAQRYPVGSVITGPVTNVTDFGLFVELEEGIEGLVHVSEIGKEKAKGAPDEYKVGDQVTAKVINISPKDRKIGLSIKKAEEHEERTDYKEYLNSSKAATTNLREVLEAARRNAENMQGE